Proteins encoded within one genomic window of Platichthys flesus chromosome 17, fPlaFle2.1, whole genome shotgun sequence:
- the crtap gene encoding cartilage-associated protein, translating to MHSPSQPLSTISQTSKMAPSTSSQLFSALLIALAVSAVHSQYEKYSFRSFPRHELMPLESAYKYALDQYTGEKWKETVEYMEVSLRLYRLLRDSEAFCNLNCSSVRLEDEDKFAEFPELRAFGNVMKRAQCLKRCKQGLPAFRQTMPSRDTIDEFDRREPYRYLQYAYFKSDKVAKAVSAAHTFLLKHPDDEMMQRNMAYYQSLPGAEEHLKDLETKSYETLFVRAVRAYNGDNFRTSVSDMELALRDFFKIYDECLAASEGPRDVKDFKDFYPSIADHYIEVLDRKVRCESDLTPVVGGFVVEKFVATMYHYLQFAYYKLNDLKNAVPCAASYMLFDPSDEVMKNNVAYYKFHKSQWGLTEEDFLARSEALRYYNQTTMQLQMIEFSRQRLISDDEGEVVEFIDEFLDDDE from the exons ATGCACTCACCGTCCCAGCCCCTATCCACCATTTCCCAAACTTCAAAAATGGCACCCTCCACCTCTTCACAACTATTCTCTGCGCTGCTGATCGCGCTTGCCGTCTCGGCGGTGCATTCCCAGTACGAGAAGTATAGCTTCAGGAGTTTCCCCAGACACGAGCTGATGCCGCTGGAGTCTGCGTACAAATACGCACTGGACCAGTACACCGGGGAGAAGTGGAAGGAGACGGTGGAGTACATGGAGGTGTCGCTGCGGCTCTACCGGCTGCTGCGGGACAGCGAGGCCTTCTGCAACCTCAACTGCAGCTCCGTGCGcctggaggacgaggacaaGTTCGCGGAGTTCCCCGAGCTGCGGGCGTTCGGCAACGTGATGAAGAGGGCGCAGTGCCTGAAGCGCTGCAAGCAGGGGCTGCCCGCGTTCAGGCAGACCATGCCCAGCCGGGACACCATAGACGAGTTCGACAGGAGGGAACCCTACAGGTACCTGCAGTATGCCTACTTCAAG tctgACAAAGTGGCCAAAGCGGTTTCTGCTGCCCACACCTTCCTGCTGAAACACCCAGATGATGAGATGATGCAGAGGAACATGGCGTACTACCAGAGTCTGCCGGGAGCAGAGGAACACCTCAAAGACCTGGAGACCAAGTCCTATGAG ACATTATTTGTGCGCGCAGTGCGGGCGTATAACGGGGACAACTTCCGTACCTCGGTGTCAGACATGGAGCTGGCTCTGAGGGACTTCTTCAAGATCTACGACGAGTGTCTGGCTGCGTCTGAGGGCCCAAGGGACGTCAAGGACTTTAAAGACTTCTATCCCTCCATAGCAG ATCACTATATCGAGGTCCTTGACAGGAAAGTGAGGTGTGAAAGTGACCTGACACCGGTTGTAGGAGGATTTGTGGTAGAGAAGTTTGTAGCCACCATGTACCACTACCTGCAGTTCGCTTATTACAAGC TAAATGACCTGAAGAATGCAGTGCCGTGTGCAGCCAGCTACATGCTGTTTGACCCCAGTGATGAAGTCATGAAGAACAACGTGGCCTATTACAAGTTTCACAAAAGCCAGTGGGGGCTGACAGAGGAGGACTTCCTGGCCAGATCA GAGGCACTGCGGTACTACAATCAAACCACCATGCAGCTACAGATGATTGAGTTCTCCAGACAGCGGCTGATAAGCGATGATGAG ggggaggtggtggagtTTATAGATGAGTTCCTGGACGATGATGAATAG
- the susd5 gene encoding sushi domain-containing protein 5, translated as MLDRWNPTAVWLLYGCLACLVFSSVNVNADGRVFVLDLRNSSGPQGFRDAERACASQRARLASAEDLRHAVVECFFSTCTRGWLYGGTVGTTVCNVAGSGLNAVDVRTENATEDKAHLDAFCIKDKGVPCGDPPSFPNARLQGHPGFEMGDELLYTCVPGHVMPSGHTAFSLLCDSCGEWYGLVQICVKDGTESHIDYEDKFTDSYEEEVHHSERPEEAHGEVYEEVHGAAYLEGRESQEQQETSFGLVEHQDEHGDAEAGGESNGSKFEGEVEEKDEPRVLEDFIDPPRWEQERREVVRIDVAEATEAPVSLLSQKHMFWFPSEAFHEESQSVSTNPVTQTPQRASGTQSEESKEHESQETQHSVDADDHDHERDDHDTDERQEGDDSHHYDQADPDSHQEEDDHDDHLKHYIPAQHDDLDRRDPSEKHDEDHIDPNDHYDMGEHEEDRVRYSNPEYDDRDDSYDEHESYEDRKDGTDDHGAVVEEHPEDSKEHPDQHDHDDGEEHYDLEEDNSDHFTDHDEHDNDEHDSYDDHDSHEDFEDGHQRVIVSIATDVRKNVTAQGAEEKATTDDTWLDGYPVVVEETEKGDSTTERVSPEDGERGTHATTTDKPNEVDIHRPVPYTSSPEEQESPTVDPEQGGVKDVWPGFIPTVAPSPDHIEPSDSPSYSDTLDYDTQQAAPTRSWQEDLTEHPFLDYGLAPPVHDGDVLMEEHTVNNLPSETGEREEVEGEMGEATCVGGDCPPRPPQSSSSKGATITVIIVALCALAAAVVVGVWCYRRQQQKSSMYEMNGKGQSHSRQGQQIEMQQKV; from the exons ATGCTGGATCGTTGGAACCCGACTGCTGTGTGGTTGCTCTATGGATGCCTGGCTTGTCTTGTCTTCAGCTCAGTGAATGTCAATGCAGACG gtCGGGTGTTTGTGTTGGACCTGAGGAACTCCTCCGGCCCTCAGGGCTTCAGAGATGCCGAGCGGGCCTGTGCCTCGCAACGTGCCCGCCTGGCATCGGCGGAGGATCTCCGTCACGCTGTGGTGGAGTGCTTCTTCTCTACATGCACCCGTGGCTGGCTCTATGGAGGCACAGTGGg GACCACTGTGTGTAATGTCGCAGGCAGTGGACTGAACGCAGTGGACGTGAGAACAGAAAATGCCACAGAGGACAAGGCCCACCTGGACGCCTTCTGCATCAAAGATAAAG GCGTGCCATGTGGGGACCCTCCATCTTTCCCCAACGCTCGTCTGCAGGGTCACCCTGGCTTTGAGATGGGCGATGAGCTGCTCTACACGTGTGTGCCGGGTCACGTGATGCCCAGCGGACACACTGCCTTCAGCCTGCTGTGCGACAGCTGTGGAGAGTGGTATGGACTGGTGCAGATTTGTGTCAAAG ATGGGACTGAAAGTCACATAGACTATGAGGACAAGTTCACAGATTCCTACGAGGAGGAAGTGCACCACAGTGAGAGGCCAGAGGAGGCCCACGGGGAAGTGTATGAGGAGGTGCATGGAGCTGCATAtctggaggggagggagagtcAGGAGCAGCAAGAGACAAGCTTTGGTCTCGTGGAGCATCAGGACGAGCATGGAGACgctgaagcaggaggagaatcGAATGGTAGTAAGTTTGAGGGTGAAGTAGAGGAAAAAGACGAGCCCCGGGTTTTGGAGGACTTTATAGATCCCCCGAGgtgggagcaggagaggagggaggtggtgaGGATAGATGTAGCTGAAGCCACAGAAGCACcggtctctcttctctcccagaAACACATGTTCTGGTTCCCCTCCGAGGCTTTTCACGAGGAGAGTCAGTCTGTCTCCACCAATCCAGTCACACAGACTCCACAGAGAGCTTCAGGCACCCAATCAGAGGAGAGCAAAGAGCATGAGAGCCAGGAGACCCAGCATTCCGTCGATGCCGATGACCATGATCACGAGCGAGACGATCATGACACAGATGAACGACAGGAAGGCGACGACAGCCATCACTATGATCAAGCTGACCCTGACAGTCACCAGGAGGAAGATGACCACGATGACCATCTGAAACATTACATTCCAGCTCAGCACGATGATCTGGACAGACGGGACCCCTCGGAAAAACACGACGAAGATCATATTGACCCTAATGACCATTATGACATGGGTGAACATGAGGAAGATCGCGTTCGCTACAGCAACCCGGAGTACGATGATCGGGACGACAGCTACGATGAACACGAAAGCTACGAGGATCGCAAGGATGGGACTGACGATCATGGTGCCGTTGTTGAAGAGCATCCTGAAGACTCAAAGGAACATCCAGACCAACACGACCATGACGATGGCGAGGAGCATTacgacctggaggaggacaaTAGCGATCATTTCACTGATCACGATGAGCATGACAACGATGAGCATGACAGCTACGATGATCACGATAGCCACGAAGATTTCGAGGATGGTCATCAGCGTGTCATCGTTTCTATCGCAACAGATGTTCGGAAGAATGTCACCGCGCAGGGAGCAGAAGAGAAGGCGACGACGGATGACACCTGGCTAGACGGCTACCCTGTCGTTGTGGAGGAAACGGAGAAAGGCGACTCTACAACAGAGCGAGTGAGCccagaggacggagagaggggGACACATGCCACGACAACAGACAAACCCAACGAGGTGGACATTCATAGACCTGTCCCCTACACCAGTTCACCAGAGGAACAGGAATCTCCCACTGTGGACCCTGAACAAGGTGGAGTGAAGGACGTCTGGCCTGGCTTCATCCCCACCGTTGCTCCTTCTCCTGATCACATAGAGCCCTCAGACTCCCCCTCGTACTCCGACACCCTCGACTACGACACGCAACAAGCAGCTCCCACCCGCTCCTGGCAGGAAGACCTTACCGAGCACCCATTCCTCGATTACGGCCTGGCTCCCCCAGTGCATGATGGCGACGTCCTGATGGAGGAGCACACCGTGAACAACCTGCCCAGTGAGACTGGCGAGCGTGAGGAGGTGGAAGGGGAGATGGGGGAGGCGACCTGCGTGGGCGGTGACTGCCCACCGCGTCCTCCTCAGAGCTCCTCTAGCAAAGGTGCCACAATTACCGTCATCATCGTGGCGTTGTGTGCGCTGGCTGCGGCTGTCGTCGTCGGGGTGTGGTGTTACCgacggcagcagcagaagagcTCGATGTACGAGATGAACGGGAAGGGCCAGAGTCACAGCAGACAGGGCCAACAGATAGAGATGCAGCAAAAAGTGTAA